From Domibacillus sp. DTU_2020_1001157_1_SI_ALB_TIR_016, a single genomic window includes:
- the ychF gene encoding redox-regulated ATPase YchF: MALTAGIVGLPNVGKSTLFNAITKAGAESANYPFCTIDPNVGIVEVPDERLAKLTEMVTPKKTIPTAFEFTDIAGIVKGASKGEGLGNKFLSHIREVDAICQVVRCFDDENITHVSGKVDPIDDIEVINLELILADLESVDKRLTRVAKLAKQKDKDAVAEHDVLVLVKEALESDKPARSVEFTEEQQKIVKQLHLLTAKPMLYVANVSEEEIADPSGNEHVQKVREYAAGEGSEVIVISAKVEEEIAELDDDEKAMFLEELGIEQSGLDQLITAAYSLLGLATYFTAGVQEVRAWTFRKGMKAPQCAGIIHSDFERGFIRAETVSYDDLVENGSMTAAKEAGKVRLEGKEYVMKDGDVVHFRFNV, from the coding sequence ATGGCATTAACAGCAGGAATCGTCGGTCTTCCAAACGTGGGAAAATCGACTTTGTTTAACGCAATTACAAAAGCAGGTGCCGAATCAGCCAACTATCCATTCTGTACAATTGATCCGAATGTCGGCATCGTGGAAGTACCGGATGAGCGTCTGGCGAAACTAACGGAAATGGTAACACCGAAAAAAACCATTCCAACGGCGTTTGAATTTACGGATATCGCCGGGATCGTAAAAGGTGCCAGCAAAGGTGAAGGTTTAGGAAACAAGTTTTTGTCCCACATCCGTGAAGTAGACGCGATCTGTCAGGTCGTACGCTGCTTTGATGATGAAAACATCACGCACGTATCTGGAAAAGTAGACCCGATTGATGATATTGAGGTTATTAACCTTGAGCTTATTTTGGCAGATCTTGAATCGGTGGACAAACGTCTTACGCGCGTGGCAAAGCTTGCTAAGCAAAAAGATAAAGACGCGGTTGCCGAGCATGACGTGCTTGTCTTGGTGAAAGAAGCGCTTGAGTCTGACAAGCCTGCCCGTTCTGTGGAATTCACTGAAGAGCAACAAAAAATTGTCAAGCAGCTTCACTTGTTAACAGCTAAACCAATGTTGTATGTGGCCAATGTGAGCGAGGAAGAAATCGCGGATCCATCAGGCAATGAGCACGTACAAAAAGTGCGTGAATACGCGGCTGGCGAAGGCTCGGAAGTCATTGTGATCAGCGCGAAGGTAGAAGAAGAAATCGCCGAGCTTGATGATGATGAAAAAGCGATGTTCCTTGAAGAGCTTGGCATTGAACAATCCGGCCTGGATCAATTGATCACAGCTGCGTACTCGCTTTTAGGGCTTGCAACGTACTTTACAGCGGGCGTGCAGGAAGTACGCGCCTGGACGTTCCGTAAAGGCATGAAGGCACCACAATGTGCCGGCATTATCCATTCAGACTTTGAGCGGGGCTTTATCCGTGCTGAGACGGTTTCGTACGATGATCTTGTTGAGAACGGCTCGATGACCGCAGCGAAAGAAGCCGGCAAAGTTCGTCTTGAAGGAAAAGAATACGTCATGAAAGACGGAGATGTTGTTCACTTCCGTTTTAACGTTTAA
- the rpsF gene encoding 30S ribosomal protein S6 — translation MRKYEFMYIIRPNIEDEAKKALVERFDNILTSNGAEIIDSKEWGKRRLAYEINDFREGFYQLIHANAEDAAAVNEFDRLAKISDDIIRHIIVKEEAK, via the coding sequence ATGAGAAAGTACGAATTCATGTACATTATCCGCCCGAACATTGAAGATGAGGCGAAAAAAGCGCTAGTTGAGCGTTTTGACAACATCCTTACTTCAAACGGTGCTGAAATCATCGATTCAAAAGAATGGGGTAAACGCCGTTTAGCGTATGAAATCAACGATTTCCGCGAAGGTTTCTACCAACTTATTCATGCTAACGCTGAAGATGCAGCTGCAGTAAATGAATTTGACCGTCTTGCGAAAATCAGCGATGACATTATCCGTCATATCATTGTTAAAGAAGAAGCAAAGTAA
- a CDS encoding ABC transporter permease, translating to MKDISYAALLAAFLFMLIPFWLSYKQKLGISKEMMTASVRAFVQLTVIGYIITFVFSIENPVLFLFIIFIMIVIASRTSAKRGEAFERSLWIAFAALVAAEAASVVIWVTFDIVDFEAQYILPMSGMIIGSSMVAVSLVFDRLKREFDSTKELIMGKLALGATRRQASQELIEATVKAALIPSMEGMKTIGLVQLPGMMTGAIIAGASPVVAVKYQLVIALTTFGNTAITAMIVSFLTYPAFFKQRMF from the coding sequence TTGAAAGATATCAGTTATGCAGCCCTGCTGGCCGCTTTTTTATTTATGCTTATTCCGTTTTGGCTTTCGTACAAACAAAAACTTGGTATTTCAAAAGAAATGATGACGGCCTCAGTTCGGGCTTTTGTTCAGCTGACGGTGATCGGGTATATCATTACATTTGTTTTCTCGATTGAAAACCCGGTTTTGTTTTTATTTATTATTTTTATTATGATTGTCATTGCTTCGCGGACATCCGCTAAGCGGGGGGAGGCCTTTGAACGTTCCCTCTGGATTGCCTTCGCTGCGTTAGTAGCAGCGGAAGCGGCTTCTGTTGTAATCTGGGTAACGTTTGATATTGTAGATTTTGAAGCCCAGTACATTCTGCCGATGAGCGGCATGATTATCGGCAGTTCTATGGTGGCTGTCAGTCTCGTGTTTGACAGGCTGAAGCGGGAATTTGATTCGACAAAAGAATTGATTATGGGAAAGCTGGCGCTGGGTGCTACGCGCCGTCAGGCATCACAGGAATTGATTGAGGCAACGGTCAAAGCCGCTTTGATTCCGAGCATGGAAGGGATGAAAACCATTGGCCTTGTGCAGCTTCCAGGTATGATGACAGGAGCCATTATCGCCGGTGCTTCACCTGTTGTCGCTGTAAAGTATCAGCTTGTCATTGCCTTAACCACATTTGGCAACACGGCGATTACGGCGATGATTGTTTCTTTCCTTACATACCCCGCTTTTTTCAAGCAAAGAATGTTTTAA
- the rpsR gene encoding 30S ribosomal protein S18 → MAGRRGGRKRKKVCYFTSNGITHIDYKDVDLLKKFVSERGKILPRRVTGTSAKYQRRLTIAIKRARQVALLPFVGEER, encoded by the coding sequence ATGGCAGGACGCAGAGGTGGACGTAAGCGTAAAAAGGTTTGCTATTTCACATCTAACGGTATTACACATATCGACTATAAAGATGTTGATTTGCTTAAAAAGTTCGTATCTGAACGTGGAAAAATTCTTCCACGCCGTGTAACAGGTACAAGTGCTAAATACCAACGCCGTTTGACAATTGCAATCAAACGTGCGCGTCAGGTAGCACTTCTTCCATTCGTTGGAGAAGAAAGATAA
- a CDS encoding ABC transporter permease, with protein MSQKKPFQLFDFFYKYGTILTIIVLIAVFTALNPAFISSDNVLNILRSISIVTIIAVGVTVSLSINGFDLSVGSSASLASAVVISMFVWFSQNLVVALLAALLGAVLIGILNSIMIVKLKIPDMLATLAMMFIIQGVALTYTKGATISENMVMADGSYAEGVISPVFAKLGQLPWIIVIMVVVVLAVQGFLSLTKHGRFMYMIGGNQEAARLSGIPVNKYKVAAYILSALLAALGGIVLASRVMTAEINAGGPYLMDAVAAAFIGLSVLGAGKPNALGTFVGAVLIGILQNGLVMMSVPYYAMDIVKGSVLAFALALTYYKRTHA; from the coding sequence GTGTCTCAGAAAAAACCGTTTCAGTTGTTTGATTTTTTTTATAAATACGGCACAATCTTAACCATTATTGTGTTAATTGCTGTTTTTACCGCCTTGAATCCTGCTTTTATAAGCAGCGACAATGTTTTGAACATTTTACGCTCGATTTCCATTGTCACGATTATTGCTGTAGGAGTTACAGTGTCACTTTCGATAAATGGATTTGATTTATCGGTCGGCTCATCCGCTTCCCTGGCAAGTGCTGTGGTGATCTCTATGTTTGTCTGGTTTTCGCAGAACCTTGTTGTGGCGCTTTTGGCAGCCCTTCTCGGCGCTGTGCTCATCGGTATATTAAACTCTATTATGATCGTTAAGCTGAAAATTCCAGATATGCTGGCTACATTGGCAATGATGTTTATCATTCAAGGTGTCGCTTTAACATATACAAAAGGAGCAACCATTTCTGAAAACATGGTCATGGCTGATGGATCTTATGCAGAAGGTGTAATCAGCCCTGTTTTTGCCAAGCTTGGACAGCTTCCCTGGATTATCGTCATCATGGTCGTAGTTGTTTTAGCCGTTCAAGGATTTCTTTCATTGACAAAGCACGGCCGGTTTATGTATATGATCGGCGGCAATCAAGAAGCTGCCCGTTTGTCCGGCATTCCTGTAAACAAATACAAAGTAGCCGCTTATATTTTGTCAGCACTTTTAGCCGCGCTTGGCGGTATTGTATTAGCTTCCCGCGTGATGACGGCTGAAATTAACGCAGGCGGCCCTTACTTAATGGATGCGGTAGCCGCTGCGTTTATTGGATTATCCGTTCTCGGTGCCGGCAAGCCGAACGCGCTCGGCACCTTTGTTGGTGCGGTATTAATCGGTATTTTGCAAAATGGGCTCGTGATGATGTCTGTCCCTTATTATGCGATGGATATTGTAAAAGGGTCCGTTCTTGCTTTTGCCCTGGCGCTCACTTACTATAAGCGGACACACGCATAA
- a CDS encoding methyl-accepting chemotaxis protein, translating into MKGIKSIRTKLLIPIIAALVLAFAFIIIFISWQTENSVEKSVIDQSEGTVESLSGTVKSFLDQHEKSIDLLVFDDTIQSYAKNELAQDKANRQSIETLFINYLDTYQDVSSIYFGSADGTTIISPVIELPADFDPRERDWYTQAENKKAAVWSEPYEDQATGSSVVTVSRALYDDNDRFLGVIGADIVLTVLTERVKQTDLGYQGYPVVFSTAGMGIVHPDRQGEDLTKIPVIKSIIDGSSPSGRKYYQLDGENRIIVFNNVPGVNWTTAAVYNQADLLGLSQSIGKSLLWTGVALLLLISAVMLFVISKIVKPLRYLERSASQIAEGDLTVQVPVKTRDEVGQLSEAFNKMTANMRNILQKVNDSVQDVKASAESLSAVSEETSASSEQMTHAISEITLGVSRSAEDSAEATERSNSLGSQIDVITGQAGDMAHAASQAEQANQKGAGQIEQLRASNNETKTYISGMQMVIEELESKMNSIEAVIGAITDISAQTNLLALNASIEAARAGEHGKGFAVVAEEVRKLAEQSSEAADEVRRTILDIQSGSRTAVEQMKKTRSNFDEQTEAVEETSKVFHQLSSLVSTIDSSIATINEEIKEVGVTKDEVIHTMTGIAAASQQSAAASEEVSASAEEQLRAVRTVTDSSEQLMELSAELKGIVDQFKI; encoded by the coding sequence TTGAAAGGCATCAAATCTATTCGCACGAAACTACTTATTCCTATTATTGCAGCGCTTGTTTTGGCGTTTGCTTTTATTATTATATTTATCAGCTGGCAAACAGAAAACAGTGTGGAAAAAAGCGTGATCGATCAAAGTGAGGGTACAGTAGAAAGTTTGTCGGGTACGGTAAAGTCATTTTTAGACCAACATGAGAAAAGTATTGATCTGCTTGTTTTCGACGATACGATTCAATCTTACGCAAAAAATGAATTAGCCCAAGACAAAGCAAACCGCCAGTCAATAGAAACACTTTTCATCAATTATTTGGATACGTATCAGGATGTGTCGAGTATTTATTTTGGTTCAGCAGATGGAACGACCATTATTTCCCCGGTAATTGAGCTTCCTGCAGATTTCGATCCCCGGGAAAGAGACTGGTATACACAAGCTGAAAATAAAAAAGCGGCGGTTTGGAGCGAGCCGTATGAAGACCAGGCCACCGGTTCTTCTGTCGTAACGGTGTCGAGAGCCCTTTATGACGATAATGACCGGTTCCTTGGCGTGATTGGTGCTGATATTGTTTTAACCGTGTTAACAGAACGGGTCAAACAAACAGATCTTGGCTATCAAGGCTACCCCGTTGTGTTTTCAACAGCAGGCATGGGCATTGTCCATCCGGATAGACAGGGAGAAGATTTAACAAAGATTCCGGTTATTAAGAGCATTATCGATGGTTCCTCTCCATCCGGCAGAAAGTACTATCAGCTGGACGGGGAAAACCGTATTATCGTATTTAACAACGTGCCCGGTGTGAATTGGACGACAGCAGCCGTTTATAACCAGGCTGACTTGCTCGGTTTGTCTCAATCCATTGGTAAGTCTCTGCTTTGGACCGGCGTTGCGCTGCTTTTGTTGATCAGTGCCGTAATGCTGTTTGTAATCTCAAAAATCGTCAAACCGCTCCGCTATTTGGAACGATCTGCTTCTCAAATTGCTGAAGGTGACTTGACGGTGCAGGTGCCGGTCAAAACAAGGGATGAAGTAGGACAACTGTCCGAAGCATTTAATAAAATGACTGCCAACATGCGAAACATTTTGCAAAAAGTGAATGACTCGGTACAGGATGTCAAAGCATCTGCTGAAAGCTTAAGTGCCGTATCGGAAGAAACAAGTGCGTCCAGCGAACAAATGACCCATGCGATCAGTGAAATTACCTTGGGGGTTTCCCGTTCGGCAGAAGATTCTGCTGAGGCAACTGAGCGCTCAAACAGTTTAGGCAGCCAAATTGATGTGATTACCGGCCAGGCAGGAGACATGGCGCACGCCGCTTCCCAGGCTGAACAGGCAAACCAAAAAGGAGCCGGGCAAATTGAACAGCTTCGCGCTTCAAATAATGAAACGAAAACGTACATTTCCGGCATGCAAATGGTGATTGAAGAGCTGGAATCGAAAATGAACTCGATTGAGGCTGTGATTGGAGCCATTACTGACATTTCCGCCCAAACGAATCTGCTAGCGCTCAATGCATCGATTGAAGCGGCAAGAGCCGGCGAGCACGGCAAAGGATTTGCTGTGGTGGCAGAAGAAGTCCGCAAGCTGGCAGAGCAGTCCAGCGAAGCAGCAGATGAAGTCAGACGAACGATTCTCGACATTCAATCCGGCTCTCGTACAGCCGTTGAGCAAATGAAGAAAACACGCAGCAATTTCGATGAGCAAACGGAAGCGGTAGAAGAAACAAGCAAGGTTTTCCACCAGCTTTCGTCTCTTGTCAGTACGATTGATTCGTCCATTGCCACAATCAATGAGGAAATCAAAGAAGTAGGAGTCACAAAGGATGAAGTGATCCATACGATGACCGGTATTGCCGCGGCCAGCCAGCAGTCTGCCGCTGCAAGTGAAGAAGTCAGTGCCTCGGCCGAAGAGCAATTAAGAGCGGTTCGGACCGTGACAGATTCCTCTGAGCAGCTGATGGAGTTAAGTGCAGAATTAAAAGGAATTGTAGATCAATTTAAAATATAA
- a CDS encoding DUF951 domain-containing protein, with product MEEKQFALHDVVEMKKAHPCGTNRWKIIRLGMDIRIKCEGCGHSVMLPRREFAKKMKKVVTESGE from the coding sequence ATGGAAGAGAAACAGTTTGCGTTGCACGATGTGGTAGAAATGAAAAAAGCCCATCCTTGCGGAACAAATCGCTGGAAAATCATTCGTCTTGGCATGGACATTCGAATCAAGTGTGAAGGGTGCGGACACAGTGTCATGCTGCCGCGGCGTGAATTTGCGAAAAAAATGAAAAAAGTAGTAACCGAGAGCGGCGAGTAA
- a CDS encoding sugar ABC transporter substrate-binding protein, translated as MKLKQTLGLSAVALSLFLAGCGGENASSGGSHTPVENVPEQVNGEDPVKIKVIRKIGGDDHTAQFLAGAQKEGESLGFQVDTITANGDSAKFHDAINQGLTQDYDGFIISHGDDAATISEVKKLVEAGKSVVTFDSNEELKNVKGVTLTSQDDEALATLALDQLIKDTKGKANIAYLWVDGFPPMVRRNAVYEQKLSENPGIKEVDRFGVAAADTTVQTQNAVQAMLKKYPEGKLDAIFATWDAFAIGAARAVQEAGRDDVKIYGIDVSNADLQEIQDPKSPWQYTAAVDPALIGSIDMRILAKKIAGEETPQEYALEPSLISKDQLQSADGAVNMESLSGVVEGWGQSDEFTEDWMKTLKEHYAK; from the coding sequence ATGAAGTTAAAACAAACATTAGGCCTTTCGGCTGTAGCACTTTCACTTTTTCTAGCAGGCTGCGGCGGCGAAAATGCTTCATCAGGCGGAAGCCATACACCTGTTGAAAACGTACCCGAGCAGGTAAACGGAGAAGATCCGGTTAAAATTAAAGTAATCCGCAAAATTGGCGGTGACGACCATACGGCCCAGTTTTTAGCGGGCGCACAAAAAGAAGGCGAATCGCTTGGGTTTCAAGTAGACACAATCACCGCTAACGGTGATTCTGCTAAATTCCATGATGCGATTAATCAAGGGCTCACACAGGATTACGACGGCTTTATTATTTCACACGGCGATGATGCAGCAACAATCAGCGAAGTGAAAAAGCTTGTGGAAGCAGGAAAAAGTGTCGTTACATTTGATTCCAATGAGGAACTAAAAAATGTGAAAGGCGTGACCCTGACATCCCAGGATGACGAAGCATTGGCAACACTGGCTCTTGACCAATTGATTAAAGATACAAAGGGCAAGGCAAACATTGCTTATTTATGGGTAGACGGGTTCCCGCCAATGGTACGCCGCAATGCCGTATACGAGCAAAAGCTAAGTGAAAACCCAGGTATCAAGGAAGTGGACCGTTTTGGTGTAGCCGCTGCTGATACAACGGTTCAAACACAAAATGCCGTGCAGGCCATGCTGAAAAAATATCCAGAAGGCAAACTCGATGCTATTTTTGCAACGTGGGATGCTTTCGCTATCGGTGCCGCACGCGCCGTGCAGGAAGCAGGACGGGATGATGTAAAGATTTACGGTATTGACGTTTCCAATGCAGATTTGCAGGAAATTCAAGATCCAAAAAGCCCTTGGCAGTACACAGCTGCCGTAGACCCGGCACTGATTGGTTCAATCGATATGCGTATTCTGGCGAAAAAAATCGCTGGGGAAGAAACACCACAGGAATATGCGCTTGAGCCATCGCTTATTTCAAAAGATCAGCTTCAATCCGCTGACGGCGCAGTGAACATGGAAAGCCTGTCCGGTGTTGTGGAAGGCTGGGGACAGTCGGATGAATTCACAGAAGACTGGATGAAAACGTTAAAAGAACATTATGCAAAATAA
- the ssb gene encoding single-stranded DNA-binding protein, whose translation MINRVVLVGRLTKDPELRYTPAGAAVATFTLAVNRAYTNQQGDREADFINCVIWRRPAENVANFLKKGSLAGVEGRIQTRSYEGQDGKRVYVTEVQADSVQFLEPKSGGGGGGQQYGNAPQQQGGGYGGQQSNQDFPFGQPQQNQQRGNNNAGYSKMNEDPFADNGQPIDISDDDLPF comes from the coding sequence ATGATAAACCGAGTGGTTTTAGTAGGCCGTTTAACGAAAGATCCTGAACTTCGCTATACGCCAGCTGGTGCAGCTGTTGCAACGTTTACGCTCGCGGTGAACCGCGCGTACACGAATCAGCAAGGCGACCGGGAAGCGGATTTTATTAATTGCGTGATTTGGCGTCGTCCGGCTGAAAACGTGGCAAATTTCCTCAAAAAAGGAAGCCTTGCCGGCGTAGAAGGGCGCATTCAAACACGCAGTTATGAAGGCCAGGATGGAAAGCGTGTATACGTGACAGAAGTCCAGGCAGACAGTGTCCAATTTCTTGAACCAAAATCCGGAGGCGGTGGAGGCGGCCAGCAGTATGGCAATGCTCCCCAGCAGCAAGGTGGCGGTTATGGCGGACAGCAAAGCAATCAGGACTTTCCATTTGGTCAGCCACAGCAGAATCAACAGCGCGGCAATAACAATGCCGGTTATTCTAAAATGAATGAAGATCCGTTTGCAGATAACGGACAGCCGATCGATATTTCAGACGACGATCTTCCATTCTAA
- a CDS encoding mechanosensitive ion channel family protein, whose protein sequence is MDDQSLSTYQRALESLWRKFTNEETWLAFGEGTIKITLTILVAWFIVKVGKIAIRNFFALRSKAPLTFSERRENTLLKLIENVLAYVVYFIALVNILGVLTFDVKGLIAGAGVLGLAIGFGAQSLVKDVITGFFIIFEDQFSVGDFVRIGQFEGTVEEIGLRTTKLKVWTGEIHILPNGSIIEVTNFSLHNSVAVVDISIAYEENVEKAEKVINELLETLKDKYPEIVDTPKLLGIQMLGPSDVTLRITAETTPMNHWYVARMMRKDIKECLDANGIEIPYPRMVMYSRTEQEAQAGSKQAKSGGTA, encoded by the coding sequence TTGGACGATCAATCATTATCAACCTATCAGCGCGCCCTCGAATCGTTGTGGAGAAAGTTTACCAATGAAGAAACGTGGCTTGCGTTCGGAGAAGGCACTATTAAAATTACCCTGACGATTCTGGTGGCGTGGTTTATTGTAAAAGTTGGGAAAATCGCCATCCGCAATTTTTTTGCTCTTCGCTCAAAAGCACCATTGACGTTTTCTGAGCGGCGGGAAAACACATTGCTCAAATTGATTGAAAATGTGCTGGCGTATGTGGTGTACTTTATTGCGCTTGTGAATATACTTGGGGTTCTAACCTTTGATGTAAAAGGACTCATCGCTGGAGCCGGGGTGCTCGGGCTTGCGATTGGTTTTGGCGCTCAAAGCTTGGTAAAAGACGTGATTACGGGCTTTTTTATCATTTTTGAAGACCAGTTTTCAGTAGGAGATTTTGTCCGAATCGGCCAGTTTGAAGGAACAGTCGAGGAAATTGGCCTGCGCACAACAAAGCTGAAGGTATGGACGGGTGAAATTCATATCTTGCCAAACGGCAGCATTATAGAAGTCACGAATTTCTCTCTTCATAACAGTGTGGCTGTCGTTGACATCAGTATTGCCTATGAGGAAAATGTCGAAAAAGCTGAGAAGGTGATTAACGAGCTTCTTGAGACATTAAAAGACAAGTATCCTGAAATTGTCGATACACCGAAGCTGCTCGGCATTCAAATGCTGGGACCGTCAGATGTGACTCTTCGGATTACAGCGGAAACAACGCCGATGAATCACTGGTATGTGGCTCGAATGATGCGCAAAGACATCAAGGAATGTCTGGATGCGAACGGAATTGAAATTCCATATCCGCGCATGGTGATGTACTCAAGAACGGAGCAGGAAGCACAAGCAGGCTCAAAACAGGCAAAAAGCGGGGGAACGGCATAA
- a CDS encoding sugar ABC transporter ATP-binding protein, with protein sequence MTATLDMKNISISFPGVKALNEVDFGAQTGQVHALIGANGAGKSTLMKILSGAYGHYEGELSINGELIHVRQPADAKKYGIQMVYQEVDTALIPHLTVGENIMMDQLVNGKGGSGWIHWRKLREKSAALLERMNLSLSPTKQVSELTLAEKQMVLIARAISNDCRFLILDEPTAPLSQAETDELFRIVRQLKQEDVSIIFISHRLPELFEICDDITIMRNGELVSKKRIADTTQNEVVENMLGRKMDEQFPVRKSEKGIVLLQASSLSAAGVNGVNITVHAGEVVGLTGLVGAGKSEICKALFGESKVEAGNIQVKGKPVSLRSPYDAVRSGLVLVPEERRREGVFVSESVRSNITVTTLKSMLRAGAWINLKKEKETAVSVIERLDVRTPSPETKVRYLSGGNQQKIAIGKWLLAEADVYIFDEPTKGIDVGAKREIFDLIAELAARGKGILYASSELPEIFGMTDRLYVIYDGQAVMEKETALTTEEEVMYYSTGGN encoded by the coding sequence ATGACTGCAACACTTGATATGAAAAATATTTCGATTTCCTTTCCCGGTGTAAAAGCGCTGAACGAAGTGGATTTTGGGGCGCAGACAGGGCAGGTTCACGCATTAATCGGCGCAAACGGAGCCGGGAAATCCACGCTTATGAAAATTTTATCCGGTGCCTACGGCCATTATGAAGGAGAGCTGTCGATCAACGGAGAGCTTATTCATGTCCGTCAGCCGGCTGATGCAAAAAAGTATGGTATTCAAATGGTTTATCAGGAAGTAGATACAGCACTTATTCCTCATTTAACCGTTGGTGAAAATATTATGATGGATCAGCTTGTAAACGGCAAAGGGGGAAGCGGATGGATCCACTGGAGGAAGCTCCGGGAAAAGTCCGCTGCGCTGCTGGAAAGAATGAACCTTTCTCTTTCTCCAACAAAGCAGGTAAGTGAGCTGACACTGGCAGAAAAGCAGATGGTGCTGATTGCCCGGGCCATTTCAAATGACTGCCGCTTTTTAATTTTAGATGAGCCGACCGCTCCGCTCAGCCAGGCAGAAACTGATGAATTATTCCGGATTGTGCGGCAGCTGAAGCAAGAGGATGTAAGTATTATTTTTATTTCACACCGCCTTCCAGAATTGTTTGAGATCTGCGACGACATTACGATTATGCGCAACGGGGAGCTTGTTTCAAAAAAACGCATAGCAGACACGACGCAAAATGAAGTAGTCGAAAACATGCTGGGCCGGAAAATGGACGAGCAGTTTCCAGTCCGCAAATCTGAAAAGGGAATAGTACTGCTTCAAGCATCCAGCCTTTCAGCAGCCGGTGTAAACGGTGTGAATATAACCGTTCACGCCGGGGAAGTGGTCGGTTTAACGGGGCTTGTCGGTGCCGGAAAATCGGAAATATGCAAAGCGCTGTTTGGAGAATCCAAAGTGGAAGCGGGAAACATTCAAGTAAAAGGAAAGCCGGTATCGCTTCGTTCGCCTTACGATGCAGTCCGCAGCGGCCTTGTACTTGTGCCGGAGGAAAGGCGCCGTGAAGGTGTATTTGTGTCAGAATCCGTACGCTCAAACATCACCGTCACCACGCTGAAGTCGATGCTGAGAGCGGGTGCCTGGATTAATTTAAAAAAAGAAAAAGAAACGGCTGTTTCTGTTATCGAGCGGCTGGATGTGCGGACCCCGTCTCCTGAAACGAAGGTCCGCTACCTGTCAGGCGGAAACCAGCAAAAAATTGCAATTGGAAAATGGCTGCTTGCCGAAGCGGATGTGTATATCTTTGACGAGCCGACAAAAGGCATTGATGTTGGGGCGAAGCGGGAAATTTTCGACTTAATCGCCGAGCTTGCCGCGCGCGGAAAAGGCATTTTATACGCATCAAGTGAACTGCCTGAAATATTTGGTATGACAGACCGGCTGTATGTGATTTACGATGGACAGGCCGTGATGGAAAAAGAAACCGCGCTTACGACAGAAGAAGAAGTCATGTATTATTCAACAGGAGGAAACTAA